The Streptococcus viridans genome includes a window with the following:
- a CDS encoding bacteriocin, with translation MKNNPSTVSKAFKVLTEKELQQICGGDIRRKNNLSELIGNIFGKRGN, from the coding sequence ATGAAAAACAATCCATCAACAGTTTCTAAGGCATTTAAAGTTCTTACAGAAAAAGAACTGCAGCAAATTTGTGGAGGGGATATACGGAGAAAGAATAATTTATCTGAATTAATTGGAAATATTTTTGGTAAGAGAGGAAACTGA
- a CDS encoding sensor histidine kinase — MFLNTLVLLLTVFIIILSFLKIDQKLNKYSHSFILGLGIIVVFVTTMFLDYFDLNIDYLMLCLWPLFLYLYYYFICNLQRQIAGLYSFIIYLAVESTDTFLSVITSSVFGDSMIHQYSDYYFLTIRIISLILIMKILTTLEVNLLYFKERVFKKFVQELIVSYLILTLVLNASHWISDIGHFNSFGSMVATICFLIFIGTMVQMKTVRDRYEKKMELKQKRFEQRQMEQYMNKIQGLYLELKGFRHDFGNIITSLNLAIEEENIEDIKRIQRDVLEECYGQLQKEEYTGFDLGNIRDSALRSILSRGWIYAEEMGVKLTFETEDVIEKVPMRLLDLVRTVGILVNNAIEAAKMSQEKEVQIAVFNMPNGVHLIIKNSISDEPINWNKLYEKGFSTKGDRRGMGLAIVKELIGEYAAIFLETELINGKFTQSLVIGEKGR, encoded by the coding sequence ATGTTTCTAAATACGCTAGTTTTATTATTAACAGTTTTTATAATTATTTTATCTTTTTTAAAAATTGATCAAAAGCTTAACAAGTACAGTCATAGTTTTATTTTAGGATTAGGAATTATTGTTGTATTTGTGACTACAATGTTCTTAGATTACTTTGATTTAAATATTGATTATCTAATGTTGTGTCTATGGCCACTATTTCTGTATCTTTATTACTATTTTATTTGTAATCTTCAACGTCAGATAGCGGGTCTTTACTCATTCATCATTTATCTAGCAGTTGAAAGTACAGATACATTTTTATCTGTAATCACTTCTTCTGTTTTTGGCGATAGTATGATTCACCAATACTCTGACTATTATTTTTTAACTATCCGAATTATTTCACTTATTTTAATTATGAAGATATTAACAACTCTCGAAGTGAATCTTCTTTATTTTAAAGAGCGGGTTTTTAAGAAATTTGTTCAGGAATTGATTGTTAGTTATCTTATTTTAACCTTAGTATTGAATGCTTCTCATTGGATAAGTGATATTGGTCATTTCAATAGTTTTGGTAGTATGGTAGCAACGATTTGTTTCTTGATCTTTATCGGAACCATGGTTCAAATGAAGACGGTTCGAGATCGTTATGAAAAGAAAATGGAGTTGAAGCAAAAGAGGTTTGAACAGCGCCAAATGGAGCAGTATATGAATAAAATTCAAGGCCTCTATTTAGAATTAAAAGGTTTTCGTCATGATTTTGGCAATATTATCACTTCCTTAAATTTAGCGATTGAGGAAGAAAATATTGAGGATATTAAACGAATTCAAAGAGATGTTCTTGAAGAATGCTACGGCCAACTCCAAAAAGAAGAATATACAGGATTTGACCTAGGAAATATTCGAGATTCTGCTTTGAGAAGCATCCTAAGTAGGGGATGGATCTATGCAGAGGAAATGGGTGTCAAACTAACTTTTGAAACAGAAGACGTTATTGAAAAGGTTCCCATGAGATTATTGGATCTTGTACGAACCGTCGGAATTTTAGTCAATAATGCTATTGAAGCAGCTAAGATGAGTCAAGAAAAAGAAGTTCAAATAGCGGTTTTTAATATGCCAAATGGAGTGCATCTGATCATAAAGAACTCTATTTCTGATGAACCGATTAATTGGAACAAGCTCTATGAAAAGGGATTTTCAACTAAAGGGGATCGTAGAGGAATGGGCCTTGCGATTGTAAAAGAGCTTATTGGAGAATATGCTGCTATTTTTCTAGAGACAGAATTGATCAATGGAAAATTTACGCAGAGCTTAGTTATTGGAGAGAAAGGAAGATAG
- a CDS encoding S1C family serine protease, which produces MKQPSNFLKKALQLLLVLVIGFTGGILGTLTSFQFTKGNSTNSSQEIKSTIVNRAYKNTTSTSEAVDKVKNAVVSVITYAETSEKGFINGETDTDPEVASEGSGVIYKKDGKDAYVVTNAHVLMGATEADILFADGNKVSGEVVGSDTFSDIAVVKISSDNVTTVAEFGDSSKLTVGETAIAIGSPLGTKFANSVTQGIVSSLGRTVKLKSEDGQNVSTKALQTDAAINPGNSGGPLINIQGQVIGITSSKISSNGQTAVEGMGFAIPVNDVQNIIEHLEKDGKVIRPALGITMMDLASLSSSDLSQLDIPSKLKGGVLVRSVENDMPASKYLRRLDIITKIDDTTIESTADLQSALYSHQIGDKIKVIFYRDGKQKTATIELTKSTENLGN; this is translated from the coding sequence ATGAAACAACCATCAAATTTTCTAAAAAAAGCTTTGCAACTTTTGCTTGTTCTTGTCATTGGGTTTACTGGAGGAATCTTAGGAACCTTAACCTCTTTCCAGTTTACCAAAGGGAATTCTACAAATTCTAGCCAAGAAATAAAATCTACCATAGTCAATCGTGCTTATAAGAATACAACATCAACTAGTGAAGCCGTTGATAAGGTTAAAAATGCTGTTGTTTCTGTTATTACCTACGCTGAAACCTCTGAAAAAGGCTTCATCAATGGAGAAACAGATACTGATCCAGAAGTAGCTAGTGAAGGTTCAGGTGTTATCTATAAAAAAGATGGGAAAGACGCTTATGTAGTAACCAATGCTCACGTGTTAATGGGAGCAACAGAAGCAGATATTCTCTTTGCAGACGGAAATAAAGTTTCCGGAGAAGTTGTTGGTTCAGATACCTTCTCAGATATTGCGGTTGTCAAAATCAGTTCAGACAATGTTACGACCGTGGCTGAATTTGGAGATTCATCTAAGTTGACTGTCGGAGAGACCGCAATCGCTATTGGTAGTCCTTTAGGGACAAAATTTGCCAATTCCGTTACCCAAGGGATTGTCTCTAGTCTCGGACGTACTGTGAAGCTCAAATCAGAAGACGGCCAAAATGTGTCTACAAAAGCGTTGCAAACGGACGCTGCCATCAACCCAGGAAATTCTGGTGGTCCCCTTATCAATATTCAGGGACAAGTCATCGGAATTACCTCAAGTAAAATCTCTTCAAATGGGCAAACTGCGGTTGAAGGAATGGGATTTGCTATTCCTGTAAATGATGTGCAAAATATTATTGAACATTTAGAAAAAGATGGTAAAGTCATTCGTCCAGCTCTTGGAATTACCATGATGGACCTGGCTAGCCTATCCTCTTCTGATCTTAGCCAATTAGACATTCCAAGCAAACTCAAAGGTGGGGTTCTTGTCCGCTCAGTTGAAAATGATATGCCGGCATCCAAGTATTTACGTCGATTAGATATCATTACAAAAATCGATGATACAACCATTGAATCAACTGCGGATTTACAATCTGCCCTCT
- a CDS encoding response regulator transcription factor has translation MNIVLLEDEISQQVRVEKHVKAIAEEEGLRLNIVSTSKITELKEYLTNGDFHQLFFLDIDIKGDEKAGIKAAQMIREVNPFAIIAFITTKSEFATITYRYKVSALEFIEKTLNENLFKEKIRECILYLKKNVIENKNIVDFFEYSFKNMEIRVPYRDILYIETTGVSHKLRLVGKNFQKEFLGTIKDILEKDVDNHFFSPNQSYLVNQRMIVSFDRRKRLLMLEEETTCPVSRTQVKRVEELLNKIQKKA, from the coding sequence ATGAATATTGTATTGCTAGAGGACGAAATTTCTCAACAAGTTCGAGTAGAGAAACATGTGAAAGCTATCGCTGAGGAGGAAGGACTACGATTAAATATTGTTTCCACCAGTAAAATAACTGAATTAAAGGAATACCTAACCAATGGTGATTTTCATCAGCTTTTCTTCCTTGATATTGATATCAAAGGGGATGAAAAAGCTGGCATCAAGGCAGCTCAAATGATTCGCGAGGTCAATCCTTTTGCCATCATTGCCTTTATTACGACGAAATCGGAATTTGCTACCATTACTTATCGTTACAAGGTATCAGCTCTTGAATTTATTGAAAAAACCTTGAATGAAAACTTGTTTAAAGAAAAAATTCGAGAATGCATTCTTTACTTGAAGAAGAATGTGATTGAAAATAAAAATATCGTTGATTTCTTTGAGTATAGTTTCAAAAATATGGAAATTCGAGTGCCATATCGAGATATATTGTACATTGAAACAACTGGAGTTTCCCACAAATTGCGACTTGTTGGAAAGAATTTTCAAAAGGAATTTTTAGGGACTATCAAGGATATACTTGAAAAAGATGTGGACAATCATTTCTTCAGTCCTAATCAGTCTTATCTAGTGAATCAAAGAATGATTGTCAGTTTTGATCGTCGCAAGAGACTCTTGATGTTAGAAGAGGAGACAACTTGCCCTGTTTCTCGTACACAGGTGAAAAGGGTCGAAGAATTATTAAATAAAATACAGAAAAAGGCTTGA
- the rlmH gene encoding 23S rRNA (pseudouridine(1915)-N(3))-methyltransferase RlmH: MKIKIVTVGKLKEKYLKDGIAEYTKRLSRFTKVEMVELLDEKTPDRASDLENQQILEKEGNRILAKVGDREYVIALAIEGQQFPSEKFSQTLEEVTVRGYSEITFVIGGSLGLSPAVKKRANLLMSFGKLTLPHQLMKLVLIEQIYRAFMIQQGSPYHK; encoded by the coding sequence ATGAAAATTAAGATTGTAACGGTTGGAAAATTAAAAGAAAAGTATTTAAAAGATGGGATTGCCGAATATACTAAACGCTTGAGTCGATTTACGAAGGTAGAAATGGTAGAATTGCTGGATGAGAAAACTCCAGATCGGGCCAGTGACTTAGAAAATCAGCAAATCCTTGAAAAAGAAGGAAATCGTATTTTAGCTAAAGTTGGAGATCGTGAGTATGTGATTGCCTTAGCAATTGAAGGACAACAATTTCCATCTGAGAAGTTTAGTCAAACCTTAGAAGAGGTTACTGTACGAGGGTATTCTGAAATTACCTTCGTGATTGGAGGGAGCCTAGGCTTGTCCCCAGCAGTTAAAAAACGAGCAAATTTACTTATGAGTTTTGGAAAGTTAACCCTTCCCCATCAATTGATGAAGCTTGTTTTAATCGAACAAATCTATCGGGCATTTATGATTCAACAGGGAAGTCCCTACCATAAATGA